The following proteins are encoded in a genomic region of Tenacibaculum sp. 190524A05c:
- a CDS encoding glutamine--tRNA ligase/YqeY domain fusion protein, with amino-acid sequence MSEEKKSLNFIEQIIEEDLGNGMKNENLRFRFPPEPNGYLHIGHTKAIGISFGLGEKYNAPVNLRFDDTNPAKEEQEYVDAIKKDVSWLGYQWANECYSSDYFQQLYDWAVQLIEDGKAYVDSQSSEAMAEQKGTPTEPGVASPYRDRSVEENLDLFTRMKNGEFDEGSHVLRAKIDMASPNMLMRDPIMYRILKKAHHRTGDDWVIYPMYDWTHGESDYIEQISHSLCSLEFKPHRDLYNWFRDNVFEYSKDEYPNAPKQREFSRLNLSYTIMSKRKLLKLVEEGIVAGWDDPRMPTISGLRRRGYTPASIRNFIETVGVSKRENVIDVALLEFKIREDLNKTANRVMGVLNPVKLVITNYPEGEEEILIAENNPEMDAGTREVPFSHELYIEREDFKEEANRKYFRLTIGKEVRLKNAYIIKGESCVKDADGNITEIHCTYDPLSKSGSGTEESKRKVKGTLHWVSMKHAVKAEVRVYDRLFSDEAPDSHKDKDFMEFLNPNSLEKIEAFVEPSLASAAIGDRFQFQRLGYFNVDDDSTKEKLVFNKTVGLRDTWAKVNK; translated from the coding sequence ATGTCAGAAGAAAAGAAATCATTGAACTTTATTGAGCAAATTATAGAAGAGGATTTAGGAAACGGAATGAAGAATGAAAATTTACGTTTTCGTTTTCCACCAGAACCTAATGGATATCTTCATATTGGTCATACAAAAGCTATTGGAATTAGCTTTGGTTTAGGAGAAAAGTATAATGCTCCTGTAAACTTACGTTTTGATGATACTAACCCTGCAAAAGAGGAGCAAGAATATGTTGATGCAATTAAGAAAGATGTTTCTTGGTTAGGTTATCAATGGGCAAACGAATGTTATTCTTCTGATTATTTTCAACAATTATACGATTGGGCAGTTCAGTTAATTGAAGATGGAAAAGCTTATGTAGATAGTCAATCTTCTGAAGCTATGGCTGAACAAAAAGGAACTCCAACTGAACCTGGTGTTGCTAGTCCATACAGAGATAGATCTGTAGAGGAGAATCTTGATTTGTTTACACGTATGAAAAATGGTGAGTTTGATGAAGGTTCTCATGTGTTAAGAGCTAAGATTGATATGGCTTCACCTAACATGTTAATGCGTGATCCTATCATGTATCGTATTCTTAAAAAAGCACACCATAGAACAGGGGATGATTGGGTAATTTATCCAATGTACGACTGGACACATGGTGAAAGTGATTATATCGAACAAATTTCACATTCATTATGTTCTTTAGAATTTAAACCACATCGTGATTTATACAATTGGTTTAGAGATAACGTATTTGAATATAGTAAGGATGAATATCCTAATGCACCAAAGCAAAGAGAGTTTTCTCGTTTGAATTTGAGCTATACCATAATGAGTAAGCGTAAACTTCTAAAATTAGTTGAGGAAGGAATCGTTGCTGGTTGGGATGATCCTAGAATGCCTACAATTTCTGGTTTACGTAGAAGAGGATATACTCCAGCGTCTATTAGAAATTTCATTGAAACAGTAGGAGTTTCCAAAAGAGAGAATGTAATTGATGTTGCTTTATTAGAGTTCAAAATTCGTGAGGACTTAAATAAAACGGCTAATAGAGTAATGGGAGTTTTAAATCCTGTGAAATTAGTAATTACCAATTATCCTGAAGGAGAAGAGGAAATATTAATTGCGGAGAACAATCCAGAAATGGATGCAGGCACAAGAGAAGTTCCGTTTTCACATGAATTATACATAGAAAGAGAAGATTTTAAGGAAGAAGCAAACAGAAAGTATTTCCGATTAACAATTGGTAAAGAAGTTCGTTTAAAGAACGCTTACATTATAAAAGGAGAGAGCTGTGTGAAAGATGCGGATGGTAATATTACAGAAATTCACTGTACGTATGATCCTTTAAGTAAGTCAGGAAGTGGAACAGAAGAGAGTAAGAGAAAGGTGAAAGGAACTTTACATTGGGTTTCGATGAAACATGCTGTTAAAGCAGAAGTAAGAGTTTATGATCGTTTATTCTCTGATGAAGCACCAGATTCTCACAAAGACAAAGATTTTATGGAGTTTTTAAATCCTAATTCTTTGGAGAAGATTGAGGCATTTGTTGAACCAAGTTTAGCTTCTGCCGCAATAGGTGATAGATTCCAATTTCAAAGATTAGGATATTTTAATGTTGATGACGATAGTACCAAAGAAAAGTTAGTTTTTAATAAAACAGTAGGTTTAAGAGATACTTGGGCAAAAGTGAACAAGTAA